Below is a window of Candidatus Eremiobacteraceae bacterium DNA.
TTGAGATGGCGCGCAAAGGAATCACCGTTAATTGCGTGGCGCCGGGGTTCATCGGCACGGAGATGGTGGAAGCGATTCCTAAAGCCGTGCTCGATACTGTCATCGAAAAAATACCCATGCACCGGCTCGGTACGCCGGACGAAGTGGCGCGCGTCGTCCGCTTCTTGCTGGAAGACGAGTCGGGATACATCACCGGTGCCGTTTACACCGTGAACGGCGGCCTTGATATGTGATCCTTTGTTACATCGCCGGTCGACAAAAGTCGTCGGGCGCCGAAATATTCGACCATTCCTCTTGACGCGCTAAGCGGGTGCTAGGTACACTTAGCGCATGACCGACACAAAACAATTGGCGCTCGCTGCTCGCGTCGCTATCGTCACCGGCGGAGCGCGCGGCATCGGCGCTGCGGTCGCCCGTAGACTTCTCGCCGACGGCGCCGCGGTTGCCGTCACCGGGTTGGCCTCCGATCACGACCGCGCCGAACTCCTTCGCGCATCTTTGCCTCCCGAATCGGCAAATCGATTTTCATTTCATCAGGGCGACGTCGGCGAGTTCGCGGACTGCGAGCGCGTGGTCGCTGAAGTCATCGCACAGCACGGTCACGTCGACATCCTCGTCAACAACGCCGGCATCACACAAGATAAGACGATCCGCAAGATGAGCGTCGAAGAATGGCATGCGGTGCTGCGCGTCAATCTCACGGGTCCGTTCTTCATGATAAAATCGGTGTTCGCGCAGATGCTCGATCGTGGATTCGGCCGCATCGTCAACATGAGTTCGGTCGTCGGCTTGGCGGGCAATTTCGGCCAGGCCAACTATGCATCGTCAAAAGCCGGGCTGCTCGGATTGACGAAAACGGCCGCGCTGGAAGGCGCTTCGAAAAACGTCACGGCGAACGCCGTCGCTCCGGGCTTCGTCGCAACGGATATGGTCGCGGCGATGCCGGCATCGGCCATTGCGGTCGCGGTCAGCCGCACGCCGGTGGGGCGACTCGCCGAGCCCGACGAAGTCGCACACCTTGTACGCTTCTTAGTCGACGAGCGCTCGGGATTCATCACCGGCGCCGTGGTCAGCATCAACGGAGGATGGTACATGTGACGGACCCGGCTGCGATGTTCGGCGCGATGCCGCCGCTTGAAGAATTCGCGTACGGCCTCGACGTGACCGGGGTCGATCCCGCTTCGCTCGGCGACGCTCTGCGGGCGGCCGTCAACGATGTCATGACCGATCCGGCTCGCCTCACGCTTTGGATGGGCACGCTCGCCATGTCCGAGCAGACCGCGGCCATGAACGCGCTGCGCCGTTTCGCAGGCGAAAGCGCTCAGCCGGCAGCTTCCCCGGAATCCGGCGACCGCCGTTTTGCCGACGATGCGTGGCGTTCCAATCCAATGTTGAGCTCGATGCTCGAGAGCTACCTCGTACGATCGCGCGCACTCGTTCAGCTCGTCGATCTTTCGCGGCTGCCCGAAGCCACGCGCCGCAAAGCCCGGTTCGCGGCGCGCATGGTCGTCGATGCGATGGCGCCCAGCAACGTACCCTGGCTGAACCCGACCGTCGTCCGGGAAGCCATGAACAGCGGCGGCGAAAGCCTCGTGCGCGGCATGGAGAACTTTCTGGAAGACGTGCGTTCCAACGAAGGACGTCCGCGACAGGTCGACGCGGGCGCGTTCGTGCTTGGCCGCAATATCGGCTGCACGCCCGGACGCGTGGTATTGCGGAACGAACTCATGGAATTGATCGCGTACGAGCCGCAAACACCGAAGGTATACAGCGAACCGATCTTGTGCAGTCCGCCGTGGATCAACAAATACTACATCATGGATCTTGCGCCAGGCCGTTCGTACATCGAATGGGCGGTGACCCACGGATTCACCGTCTTCTGCATCTCCTATCGAAATCCGGATGCGTCCATGGCGAAATACACGATGGACGATTACCTGCGGCTCGGCATCCTGAGCGCGATCGACCGGATCCAAGAGATAACGGGCTCGCCGCGCGTGAATATCGCGGCGCTCTGTCTGGGCGGCACGCTGGCTGTGCTCGCGCTCGCCTATTTCGCCGCCACGGGGCAGAGCAAGCGCGTCGGATGGACGACGCTCACAAACTCGCTCATCGATTTTTCCGAGCCCGGCGATCTGGGCGTCTTCACCGACGAGTCCTCGATCGCGCGCTTGGAGAAGCGCATGAACGAGCACGGCTATCTCGAAGCCGGCGCGATGGCGGGCACGTTCGATTGGATGCGCGCCAACGATCTCGTCTGGAACTACGTCGTCAGCAACTGGTACATGGGCAAGAAGCCGCCCGCATTCGACATCCTGGCTTGGAACGGCGACAGCACGCGGATGCCCGCCGCCATGCATTCGCAATATTTGCGG
It encodes the following:
- a CDS encoding alpha/beta fold hydrolase, with the translated sequence MTDPAAMFGAMPPLEEFAYGLDVTGVDPASLGDALRAAVNDVMTDPARLTLWMGTLAMSEQTAAMNALRRFAGESAQPAASPESGDRRFADDAWRSNPMLSSMLESYLVRSRALVQLVDLSRLPEATRRKARFAARMVVDAMAPSNVPWLNPTVVREAMNSGGESLVRGMENFLEDVRSNEGRPRQVDAGAFVLGRNIGCTPGRVVLRNELMELIAYEPQTPKVYSEPILCSPPWINKYYIMDLAPGRSYIEWAVTHGFTVFCISYRNPDASMAKYTMDDYLRLGILSAIDRIQEITGSPRVNIAALCLGGTLAVLALAYFAATGQSKRVGWTTLTNSLIDFSEPGDLGVFTDESSIARLEKRMNEHGYLEAGAMAGTFDWMRANDLVWNYVVSNWYMGKKPPAFDILAWNGDSTRMPAAMHSQYLRSCYLHNLIVTPNAFSILDTPIDLGTIKTPMFVLGAETDHIAPWRSTYRTAQLTGGEATFVLTSSGHVAGIVNPPGNPKSSYWTSGVVRKDVDADAWRANATRATGSWWENWVAWAQARSGKLIAPPTLPQGDPAPGLYVRDQLGPLTGRGDGEHRAAAKPVAGNGKRSPAKIADRVPAKKTAPRKKR
- a CDS encoding 3-oxoacyl-ACP reductase encodes the protein MTDTKQLALAARVAIVTGGARGIGAAVARRLLADGAAVAVTGLASDHDRAELLRASLPPESANRFSFHQGDVGEFADCERVVAEVIAQHGHVDILVNNAGITQDKTIRKMSVEEWHAVLRVNLTGPFFMIKSVFAQMLDRGFGRIVNMSSVVGLAGNFGQANYASSKAGLLGLTKTAALEGASKNVTANAVAPGFVATDMVAAMPASAIAVAVSRTPVGRLAEPDEVAHLVRFLVDERSGFITGAVVSINGGWYM